One stretch of Salarias fasciatus chromosome 19, fSalaFa1.1, whole genome shotgun sequence DNA includes these proteins:
- the ncmap gene encoding noncompact myelin-associated protein isoform X1 → MQASTASPVTNITSNSTAVTKSQEQILIQSSGAMIAVIVVGIILILAVLLFILKTYNRRTHASRVLGLRGSKPRPKTSQSTSQSNVPLGPVGVDGLPPPGPELSSLEERRAERASTTSSSTAATVHEQPSVENT, encoded by the exons ATGCAAGCCTCCACTGCCTCGCCTGTGACCAACATCACGTCAAACTCAACCGCCGTCACCAAGTCGCAGGAGCAGATCCTCATCCAGA gtTCTGGAGCCATGATCGCCGTCATCGTCGTCGgcatcatcctcatcctggcCGTTCTGCTCTTTATCCTGAAGACGTACAACAG GAGGACTCATGCCTCCAGGGTTCTGGGACTCCGTGGCTCCAAACCTCGTCCCAAGACCTCTCAGTCCACCTCGCAGAGCAACGTGCCCCTCGGCCCCGTGGGAGTGGACGGCCTCCCGCCTCCCGGACCGGAgctcagcagcctggaggagcggcgggcggagcgggccagcaccaccagcagctccaccgccgccaccgtcCACGAGCAGCCGTCTGTGGAGAACACATAG
- the ncmap gene encoding noncompact myelin-associated protein isoform X2, whose amino-acid sequence MNPPNQPDVSAVSSGSGAMIAVIVVGIILILAVLLFILKTYNRRTHASRVLGLRGSKPRPKTSQSTSQSNVPLGPVGVDGLPPPGPELSSLEERRAERASTTSSSTAATVHEQPSVENT is encoded by the exons ATGAATCCTCCCAACCAGCCAGACGtgtctgctgtgtcctcaggtTCTGGAGCCATGATCGCCGTCATCGTCGTCGgcatcatcctcatcctggcCGTTCTGCTCTTTATCCTGAAGACGTACAACAG GAGGACTCATGCCTCCAGGGTTCTGGGACTCCGTGGCTCCAAACCTCGTCCCAAGACCTCTCAGTCCACCTCGCAGAGCAACGTGCCCCTCGGCCCCGTGGGAGTGGACGGCCTCCCGCCTCCCGGACCGGAgctcagcagcctggaggagcggcgggcggagcgggccagcaccaccagcagctccaccgccgccaccgtcCACGAGCAGCCGTCTGTGGAGAACACATAG
- the tmem234 gene encoding transmembrane protein 234 produces MLKRRSGTLPGPERSLYSTLPVRMVTGGEVLSLVLVSLLWGCTNPFLRTGSAGLERVREPSRVRQLLAEVRFLLLNVQYMVPFLLNQSGSAVFYYTLSSTDLSVAVPVANSLTFVWTLLTGRLLGEELGGKQAVLGMFLTMAGITLCVVSSTEPLGSDRHA; encoded by the exons ATGCTGAAGAGGCGTTCAGGAACACTTCCGGGTCCTGAACGCAGCTTGTATTCGACGCTTCCCGTCAGAATGGTGACAGGAG GTGAGGTCCTcagcctggtcctggtctcccTGCTGTGGGGCTGCACCAATCCCTTCCTGAGGACGGGTTCTGCGGGTCTGGAGCGCGTGAGGGAACCGAGCAGAGTGCGGCAGCTGCTGGCGGAGGTCcggttcctgctgctgaacgtCCAG TACATGGTCCCGTTCCTCCTGAACCAGAGCGGCTCGGCGGTGTTCTACTACACTCTGTCCAGCACCG ACCTGTCTGTGGCGGTTCCTGTGGCCAACTCCCTGACCTTCGTCTGGACGCTGCTCACCGGCCGGCTCCTCGGTGAGGAACTCGGAGGAAAAC AGGCGGTCCTGGGAATGTTCCTCACCATGGCCGGCATCACGCTGTGTGTCGTCAGCTCCACGGAACCCCTCGGTTCTGACCGGCACGCATGA